The following are encoded together in the Lactuca sativa cultivar Salinas chromosome 1, Lsat_Salinas_v11, whole genome shotgun sequence genome:
- the LOC111909812 gene encoding uncharacterized protein At1g10890 encodes MPRSISRSPSSYRRRYSPSPSSRRRRRDRSRSPYTTSHSRRRSRSPISRHKKSRSPTPRRHKRRKSRTSSLSPVESPTQSITSNALSKSRKEEEEKKRLEQEMELKILEEETARRMEEAIRAKVEEKLMSNEVKLEIEKRVEEGRKKLFDDIEAQLEREKQTALNEARQKEEQARREREELDKMLEENRRRVEEAQRREALELQRKEEERFRELELIQRQKEEALRRKKLEDEEELIKLSSKVKPR; translated from the exons ATGCCTCGGAGTATATCGAGGTCTCCGTCGTCTTATCGGCGGAGATACTCGCCGTCCCCATCCAGCCGCCGCCGCCGGAGAGACCGGAGCCGCTCGCCTTACACTACTTCTCACAGTAG GAGAAGAAGTCGATCTCCAATTTCTAGACATAAAAAAAGTCGATCTCCAACACCTAGGCGACATAAGAGGCGAAAAAGCAGGACTTCTTCACTGAGTCCTGTGGAATCTCCAACTCAAAGTATCACATCAAATGCCCTTTCTAAAtcaagaaaggaagaagaagaaaagaaaag GCTTGAACAGGAGATGGAGCTGAAAATTCTAGAAGAAGAAACAGCAAGGAGAATGGAAGAAGCAATTAGGGCAAAAGTTGAAGAAAAATTAATGTCAAATGAAGTTAAATTAGAAATAGAAAAAAGAGTAGAAGAAGGGAGGAAGAAGCTTTTTGATGATATTGAAGCTCAACTTGAAAGAGAAAAACAAACAGCTCTTAATGAAGCTAGACAAAAAGAG GAGCAAGCTCGAAGAGAAAGAGAAGAGCTTGATAAAATGTTGGAAGAGAATCGAAGGAGAGTAGAAGAGGCTCAAAGAAGAGAAGCTCTTGAGCTTCAACGAAAAGAGGAGGAAAGATTTAGGGAACTTGAACTTATTCAAAGACAAAAGGAAGAGGCTTTGAGAAGAAAGAAGCTTGAAGATGAAGAGGAGCTTATTAAGCTATCAAGTAAAGTCAAACCTAGATAA